AGAGAGTGATACTTAAAAGCATACAGAATCAGAGTAGATATTCCTCTATCGTATTaatactgtgtatgtatgtgcacgtttatgtattgcactgtatgtgtatactACTGTTGCCAAGGTGGTCATAATGTTTTTTCAAAAGTAGACTACTGTACTGCCTAGCGTCTGAGGTCAGTTGTAGGAAATGAACATACTGCACTGTTTCAGGTGCAGCCTCTCAGATCAGATGAAATGAAGACATGTGTATCCCGGTCAAGCTCAGAATAGCTATGACGGCAAGTCATCTGCTCTTGTGCGCGGTTCTTGCTCAAGGTACTGTAGCACACCTTTTTATACATATATAAATTGTTCTTCTTTTTTGTAAATTCTTCAAAGGAAATACTACATCAACAACACATTTCAAGAACTTAAACACACATCAAATTATAGACATACATATCCAACTAGGCTGGATTTATTGTTTATAAAGATACTTTTGAGTGAAATTGTACCATGTTTACCATCATCCGTGTAAAATCTCttattgtgtgtctgtctctctgcctgcctgtctgtatccctgtctctctgtatgtctctctacctgcttgtctctctgtctgtctccctgtctctgtctgcctgtcggcctttctgtctgtctgtattcctgcttgcctgtctgtctgtctgtatccctgtctgtctgtctctctgcctgtctctgtacctacttgtctcactgtctgtctgtctgtctgtctgtctctatgccttcctgtctgtctgtctgtctacctacttgtctccccgtctgtctgtctatctgtctctatgcttgcctgtctgtgtgtctgtctgtctctattcctgcctgtctgcctgtctagcgAATTCCTTCATTGTGACCCAGTCTCCCGACGTGGAGGTGACACTGGGCAGCTCTGCATCACTGCACTGTGACATCGGGGAACTCTACTCCAAATGCTCACGAGTGGTTTGGCTGAAGCTGGACCCAAGGAAGCCCATGGCACTCCACATGTCAGACAGAGTGGAGAAGGTTGACCAGAGTAATGGGAAGGACATCACGTGGGTCAGTGTGTGTAGGGCCACCATCCCAGATGCTACCATGAACGATGCAGGCATGTATTACTGTGTGGTGTCACAAGGAAGTTTTGCACATGTTGGCAATGGGACACGGCTCACTGTAACAGGTGGGTAACAGTCAGTGAAAAATCtgttatttatttactttctcTGTCTGCATGGTACAAGGAAATGTAATGTGATTTCTAaataatgaggtgtgtgtgtgtgtgtgcgtgcgtgtgcacctgCACATACTACAAGTAGCCTACGGTGAAAAGTTAATTTAGTGTGATTCTTAAAGGGGCCCTAAAGAGACCTCAAAGGCTGATTTGAAAATTCTTAATCCCACATCTCAtcacccctctctgcctctcactctgCCAGTTGAAACAGCAGTGAACCTACTTTTGATGCAACCATTTTCTCTGACAGAGCCGGTGAGTTCTTCCCTCCATGGAAAGGAGTTACCTCCTTCCATCGAAATTGTCCCGCCCGTGGCCTACACCTCCGCAGTGCTGCTCCTGTGCCTCGTGTCGGGAGTCCACCCCTCACAGGCCCGTGTCTCCTGGTTAATCGAGGGCTCTGTGGAGGGCGGATGGGCCGTCGCCGCCCTAGAGGAGGACAATGGTCATGGTCCGCCGAGGCGCTTCACCCAGAAGAACCAGGTCCTGATTCCGGCGGAGACATGGGAGCGAGGCGTGGCGTGTTCCTGCGTGGTGCAGATTGCTGGGCAGAGCTTCTCCAAGACGCTGCACTACAGCAGAGAACCTGGTGCGGTATATGACCTTTGCTTTTTATCCAGCTAAGATACCGTGTTATAAATATGCTGCTAccagaatacatgggttctaaattttagtTTTCCTCTGGCTGCACGAACCTAGccgtgcacaactcaacctctgattgttggaaaccgcaaAAAAattgctcatgtggttggctgccagtatcttgcacCTCCTCAcgacatcgtgtttacaaacactatGAACCCATGTttgtcaatgaccaagttgtagtgcattactaaagacacCGGGAGCCACTACTTTCCTGTCCTCCCTCATACTGCCTGTCTTGGCCTCACTAAGAGTTAGCTATCCAAGCAGCTAAACAGATACTCATCAACTCCACAGAAGTAGTTTCTTTCTTGTGATTTTAATGAATAAAGTTGTGAAACTGAAATACAAGCATATGAAAAACATACATCAGAAAATGTACATGAATAGACATGAAATACTGCTAAGCTAAGCTACACCATGTGTTTCCTATGGCATTGTGAAAATAGTTCGTTTTTAATAGCATTTTTAATCTACTAACATCAAAATATGAATTTCCTGCATGAAATAAGGTAAACAAATACTTACAGACGTTGCTTGaacaaacatggacacaaactGAAGTCAAAATGAGGAGGGGAAGACAAAGGCAGCTGTCTCCACCGCTGCCACGGACGAACTGATTTCTGTAACTAAGCTGCAGGCGATTTCCTACTCAAAtcgcatgtcaaaataaaagtctctCAAAATCGTTTTTGTAATAAGAGTCATAACAACAAAGCAGGTACATTAGTCTTACCAGAAATGTTACCAATGACAATTGCATGAAAAGAAAAATATTAAATGCAAACCATGACACTCCCCGCCTGGGGTCTGTAAGAACCCACAATTAACTATCTTCATTGCAGGTGCGGTCTTCGGACAGAAGCAGGACCACTTCTGTGACGGGACGAGAGAAAGTCTTTTTGTTTCCATCCCTCGCAGTAGTCACCTCGACCTTCCGGACTAGTCCATCTTGCCCTGGGAAAGTCTTTGTGATGACAGCGATGGGCCACTCGTTTCTCTTTGATTGAGAATCTTTGAGTAGAACTACGTCTCCGCATTTCAAGCTGGGCTTCTTGTCCTGCCACTTTTGACGGAGCTGCAACGTGTGAAGGTACTCGCGCCTCCACTTGCCCCAGAAGATGTCAGCCAGATTTTGGACTCTCTTCCATTCTTCCTTGTACCTAGCCCCACCCTCGAAGttgccaggaggaggaggggctgaCCCCGTCTTCAAGGTCAGGAGCATGGATGGAGTGAGGATCAAAGTTGACTCTGGGTCTGACGATACTGGGATGAGTGGTCGAGCGTTCATCACTGCAGCTACCTCGGCCATAAGTGTAGACAAGACCTCATGTGTCAGCTGGGCTCTTTGCTCTTGTAGCATACAGTCGAGAATGCGCCTGGCGATCCCGATCATCCGCTCCCAGGCTCCACCCATATGGGATGAATGGGGCGGATTGAACACCCAGGTGCAGTTCTGGTCGCTGAGGTATCTCTCGACACTCTCTGGGGATGCGTCAGTGCTGGACATTTGCAGTTCCCGTGAGGCACCTACAAAGTTCGTCCCACAGTCGGAACGGATCTGCCGTGCAGGACCTCGGATGGCGAAGAGACGTCTCAAAGCGTTGATGAAACTACTGGCAGTCATCGTCTCGATCAACTCAATGTGCACTGCTCGCGTACACATGCATGAAAACATCACTGCCCATCTCTTGGAATTGGCGTGTCCTCCTCTAGTGCGGCGTGAAGTAACCTCCCATGGACCGAATACGTCAACACCGACGTATGTGAAGGGTGGTGCTACCTGTAGCCGCTCAGTTGGTAAGTCTCCCATTTGCTGCTGTTCTGTTTTTCCCCGCAGCTTCTTGCAGGTCACACACTTGAACAGAAGACTGGCGATGCTTCGTTTTGCACCAACTATCCAGAAGCCTGCTGACCTGATGGCACCTTCTGTAAAATGCCTGCCCTGGTGTTTCACAGCTTCATGGTAGTGGCGTATGAGAAGCACTGACAGGTGATGACGACTGGGGACAATGATGGGATTGACATAATCCAAGTCTAGGCCGGAGTGCCTTATGCGGCCTCCAACTCTCAACAGTCCATCTGAGTCGAGAATCGGGTTCAGTTTGCACAGGCTGCTTGATGAGGAAATGTTCGAGCCCTCTTGAATGCACTTGATCTCTTCTTGATAGCGCACTCTCTGGACACTCTTCAGAATGCACTCTCTGGCTTGTGCCATCTCTTCCACCGAGGGCGGACAGATGTGCCAACCTCTGCAGCTGTTGGTGGGAGTAGAGTGAGAAAAGGTGCGAGCAATGTGGATCAAGTGAGCTATTGCTCTGGTCAGACTGCTTAACTTGGAGAAGCGCTCGAAGCGCTCAGGCTGCACAGTATCTTCAGGGATGTGCACAATGTTTGCCGTCACCTGGGGACGTATCTCAGAGTCTGCCGCAGGATCGACAAGGTCGTAGGCCTCTTGAGGCTCGGAGGGGTACAGAGATGGCTTGGTGAGAAAGGCTGGTCCTTTAAGCCATGTCGTGCTGCTGAGAAGAGCCGCTGGCACAGAGCGAGAGCCGTAGTCCGCTGGATTCAACTCCGAAGGTACGTATCTCCACTGTCCAGAGCATGGTGAGTGCCGTATGCGGTGGACTCTGTTGTGCACATAAACGTAGAACCTCCGTGTCTGGTTGTGGAGGTATCCTAACACCACCTTGCTGTCAGTGTAGTACACTACGTTGTCGAACGTCACATCCATCTCTGTTGTGATCATCTCTGCCATCTCCACGGCGAGCACTGCCGCGCAGAGTTCAAGCCTCGGAATCGTTAAGTCAGGTTGAGGCGCCAACTTCGCTTTCCCATACACAAAGCCAGTCTCTACATGCCCCTCTTGAGATGAGACTCGGATGTATGCCACTGCAGCCACAGCTTTCACTGATGCATCAGCAAACACGCAAAGCTCCTTTCGCTGGGCCCCTGATGTAGAAATGGGTGTGTAGACACGTGGGATCTGAAGTTCCTCTAGGTCTTGTAATGAGTCTCTCCATTTCATCCACTCTGCTTCCATGTGGTGTGGGAGAGGCGAGTCCCAGTCGCATGCCAGGCTGGTGAGCTCTCTCAAGAGCAGTCTGCCCTGAATGGTTACTGGGGCTAGGAACCCTAGTGGGTCGTAGACACTGTTCACGGTCGACAGCACCCCCCTCCGGGTAAAGGGTTTCTGCTCACAGGTGATTCGGAACGTGAATGTGTCCATTGAGATGTTCCAGGACAATCCCAGACTGCGTTGGATAGGCAGGTCATCCGCGAAGAGATCCAGGTCTTCAATATTTTGAGCACGATCACCAGGCGGAAAGGCTTCCAGGACTGCAGGTCGATTGGAAGTGAGCTTGTGTAGCCTGATGTTCGAGGCTGCAAGCATTTGTTGAGTTTGCTTTACGACATTGATGGCTTCTTCTTCAGTGCTGAATGATTTCAGTCCATCATCCACGTAAAACTCGCGTTCAACAAATCTTCGAGCTGCAGGACCAAACTCTGCTTCACCTTCTTCGCCAGCCCTTCGTAAGCCGTATATGGCGACGGCAGGTGAGGGACTGTTTCCGAAGGTGTGGACTCTCATCCGATACTCTGTGACTTCACGTGTCATGTCATTGTTCTGGTACCACAGAAAGCGAAGGAAGTCTCTGTGGTCCTCCTTCACCACGAAGCAATGAAACATGTGTTCGATATCAGCTGTGACAGCCACCGCTTCTTTCCTGAACCTCATGAGCAAGCCCACTAGGCTGTTGTTGAGGTCGGGGCCTGTAATGAGGACGTCGTTGAGTGACACTCCGTCATAGGCTGCACTGGAATCGAAGACGATGCGGATCTTGTCTGGCTTTTTCGGATGGTAGACTCCGAACAGAGGTAAGTACCAGCATTCTTTGTTTGCTTGGAGTGGTGGTGCGACCTCTGCGTGTTGTCGCTTGAGCATGTTCtccatgaagtccaagaagtgcGCCTTCATGGCAGGTTTCTTGTCCAGTGACCTCCGTAGGGACATGAGCCGGTCATAGGCGAGCTGCCTGTTGTTGGGTAGCCGTCTCCTCGGCGAATGGAAAGGTAGAGGACCAACCCAGTTGTTGGCGTCATCTTGATGGAACTCCTCATCCATGATTCGCAGGAACTCCATGTCCTCAACTGAAGGTCCAAGCTTGTGGTCGTCTGAGGTGCGATCGAAGATACCTTGACCCAGGCTCTCAACGTTGAGAGGTGTCATCGTGCTGTATGCTCGGCTAAGCGCTAGCTGATGACGACTGTTGGGCTTTTCTGCGTAGGTTTCTTTCACCTTGATTTGACCACTGCACGGCTGAAGGTAGCTTGTACGACCGTTTTCCAACACTGTGGTCTTGAAGCTGTTCACCTGgagaggtctgtgggtggatccaAGACAAACGTTTCCGACGATTACCCACCCCAAATCCAGTTTCTGTGCAAATGGGGTGTTGCCCACACCGTTGATCTGATCTCTGACTTTGTGCACCCTTAGGATGTCCCGGCCTAACAAGAGGAGGATGTCGGCGTCAGGATCCAAAGGTGGGATTTCATCCGCAATGCACTTCAGATGAGTGTGGTGGCGGGCAGCTTCTGGCGTAGGTATTTCGGAGCGGTTGCTTGGGAGCTGATCACACTCAAGAAGAGTAGGTAAGGAAAGACTCAGCTTCTTGTCGACTGACTCAATGGTGAATCCGCAAGCCCTTCTCCCGGACATCTCCGTTAGCCCGGCACATGTCTTCAATGTGTATGCATGCGAAGATCCCTTGATCTGAAAGACGTCGAAGAACTTGGAGCGAGCAAGAGAGCGGTTGCTCTGATCGTCCAGAATGACGTACATTGTCTTGGACTGTTCTTGGCATCCAGCAGGGTACACATTGACTAGGC
The Engraulis encrasicolus isolate BLACKSEA-1 chromosome 20, IST_EnEncr_1.0, whole genome shotgun sequence genome window above contains:
- the LOC134436824 gene encoding M1-specific T cell receptor beta chain-like — its product is MCIPVKLRIAMTASHLLLCAVLAQANSFIVTQSPDVEVTLGSSASLHCDIGELYSKCSRVVWLKLDPRKPMALHMSDRVEKVDQSNGKDITWVSVCRATIPDATMNDAGMYYCVVSQGSFAHVGNGTRLTVTEPVSSSLHGKELPPSIEIVPPVAYTSAVLLLCLVSGVHPSQARVSWLIEGSVEGGWAVAALEEDNGHGPPRRFTQKNQVLIPAETWERGVACSCVVQIAGQSFSKTLHYSREPDRCDAVFYIYVAAWVMSSLFLLMLLGVMAVHLCRPEA